The window TTTGCATGTAGATGCCTGATCAAACGATCAGCCCCTaacaattcaaaatattatattaaaaacaatatcTTATATTAAAGTTATAATAAAGTTTTTGGTAACAAGAGAATCGGTACTAATCTATAAAGCTACCAGTCTACCACATACTATCAgtcatataaatatcaaatttaaagaTATTGAAATGATATTGACCTAAAAATGAGTCAACAGGCTTGCAATACAAACGATCATACAAATTCATACAGTTTTAATGTTTTCATATAGCAAGTAATACTAGTTGGAACAAGTCTcctcacccccccccccccccccccccccccccccacccacGGTTCGATTTACTAACAAGtagtttttttaagaaaatgctCACACTAAATCTTGTAATCTCTTAGCAGAAACATTTAGGTCATTACTGAAGTATACATGGATTATAAAGAATTTAACTAATATTGTACGTAATGtcataatattttcatattaaagGTTAAAAAAATGTCCTTGTTGCCACGATCCAACAGCTGGAGGTAGGTTGAGCCGTTGGCCAATCACATCTCTACAAATTTGATTTTAGTTTTACTGAATCACATATTACTTTACCTAAAGTAAAGACACAAGTGAATGTACATTACTTTTTCATGCCACATAATGTGTTTTACACCGTATGCAAGTCACAAgtcttatttaataaaattataaaatggtTTCTGAGAGTATATTGTCTTCAATTCTTTTCTTCCACAACACTGACATTAAGTTTGATTACTTTTTGTGGGTTTTCAGTCAaggggaaaaaaatatataccgtGATCTGTATTTGGTATactatatatcaaaatataactCCCTTAGCTTGATGCAGATATAGAAAACTAATTAAAGTTGAACACGAGAAAGAGGTAAAAGTACGAGATTGCacaatattttctccaactgcAGTCTTTAGTATTTTGATGGTCTTCGTGGAAACGACCTCCTACTCCTTAGAGTTGGCATATGGTCTTTATACATCTTATCTCCTTGGGTATGTTTGTTATTCTTTAAGTTGTAATGTTGTTAGAAAGAAATATAAGTTAAGTTGTCATGTTGTTTAAAAATCATGACAAAAGTTCCTAATAGTTAGGTTACACAGCTTGTAGTTACTATTTATTCTGCAACTAATATGACGTCCTCAGTGCACATTATCATTTTGTAATGAAACTGTAGTAGTTGTCCGTATATGATAATAACTTGCATACATGTGACTAATGGTACAAAAGTGCATATTAAGGATATTGCTTACATATTCCAGCCCTCGAAGAATTTGCTCACAAAGTCATTACAGATCTTAATCACTTGTTTAATGAATTGGACCAGTGATAAAGAAGAGGTAGATATTCTCCTACTTCAGGAATGTAAATCTTTTATTTACTTTAAAATAATGACACGTGAGACGAGGGATAGAATTTTAGCAAGATGACCGAGACAGTGGATGGTCACAAACTGTTTTAGTGATGCACTGttgataattatatacatatatgatcaATTGTAATAGTTTTatcattatgaaattatatgctCGCCTTCAGGGAAGGAATCTATCCACTTCTTTCCAATTTCCAGAGCCTGATCTTCCCTAGGGTTTGCAACCATTAACTAAACAATCAAAGTTTGTTTGCGTACACAGTACATGTGACTTGTGATTTTATTGCCCACTTACAGCGAGGAGGTGAGGGCGTCTAACTTATGGATACAAGAAATTTAGTATCAAAGAAGGAACTTCCAGAAGTATCTCCATTTAGGATCctttatttattctttttggCAATATACTTAGTTTCCTTTCACACCTCATTACCTTAATAAAGGGCAAATTTTGCATAGTTTCCAATTGTATTGTTATTGAATTGTGGTTTTCCAATAAAATACCCTTCATAAATGACTAATACCTCCGTCTGTACCTAGtttaactgcacatgttttagcAGCATTAGTTTACAAGTGAGGTATGACTTAATTTGATGTGACGTTATATTATAGGGTAGGGGTCAATCAAGAATTTTCTGCTCACATGCTTGATGCTTTGAAGTCTTGAGTTCAGATCATTCGGTATAAAAACTTAAGTATCATGCTTAATTCTCTGGTGTAAGTTAATTATAGGCTGAACCCCAGAATTCGAAGAACATCTAAACTCACGCCTAGTATTACACAAGGAATCCTCGCATTTTGGGATTTCAATATTTCATCAttatatattaacaaaaatataacttTGTAGTCTAAGAGGTATGATAATGTCATGTCTCATGACATGAAAGCCTTATACAAGAGTCTATCTTTTTACTTGTTGAAACAAGTAGAAGGGAGATTAAGATCtatcttaaaattaataaaaagaacAAATTGACATGAAAACCGGGAATATCCTTAAAAAGGatgatacaaaatatataaattgtaaatgcaaaaaaataaatgtaaatcaTAAACAAGTAACACTATTCAACATTATACTACCTGGCATGAGATCAGTCGTTGGGAACAATTTCTGCAACGTTTCTTCCCGCTCGACAAGAAAGTCCTCAGCACTAAGAGAATCACTTATCCCTGTTTCGTTAACAAACACCTTAGCAGCTTCAATTGCTTTCATCCCCATCATTTTGGCTTTAAGAGACCAGTCGAAAGTCTTATTGTACCTAGCTAGTATCATTTCCTGGACTTCCGTATAGAATTTCTCCGTATCTACAACAATGCATCAATCATCAAACTCTAAACAAACATCAACAAGTTATACACAGCAAAAAATAATTCCACTAAATAATTCAGTCAAATCTTTCGAGATTCCGGTTCCGCCACTGATTGTACATTTCCAACACAACACAACACCTAATAAATATGTATCAACAAACTAATGTGTAACCAAGGAAAAAAATCCTAACTTTAATTTATCACAAAATGAAATAATACAattaatattaacattttaccaagatttgaagatttataaaaaataaaaaggaagTAAAAAGAGAGGAGTACCAAGTAAGAGGCCATCCATGTCGAAGACGACGTGAGTGATGGACTTGGAAGAAGGCTCCGGCGTCGTCATTGCTGCGTTTAATCGGATCCGGCGGCCTTGAACTTTTAGTTTTATCACGCTTCTTGGGCTTGCCGGAAAATGGGCTTTACTGCATCCGCTTAAGTAGTGTAGTCCTGGACCcacaactttactcatttctaaATTCGAGTAATTTGAAATCACATATCCCTAAATAAAATTCAAGGAATAAGTATTTCTGGTcttctaaatataaaaaaaaaatagattgtTTTCGCTGaactatttaaattaaaatttgcaaaaaaaatttaattaaaaaccgAGTAACATAATAATAACCTCTCAAGCACGTGCTTTTGATCCTGTTTTAGCTACCCTTCCGCCTTGTCTGTCTAACCttcttttcaaatttaaccTAAACCTCCTTCAACTACGACCAGTAGGCAGTAGATGTAAATAGTACACCTGTGTACTAGCTTTTTCCGGTGAATTGCAATATCTATGATTTATGTTTGAAGGTCGTTTTTCGTGTAAATGTTAGTAGTAAATATTTCGTGCAAGAAAATATGGGATGATGAAAATTATGGAATAAGATAATTTTTGACTAAGATGACAAGATGGCATCCTCagtaaaccaaaccaaacatcttcagtatatcccgcttagagcagggtaaGATATACGCATTTTGCCCCcacccttaaagtagagagaCTGTTTCCATAAAGACCtccggcttagtgcacaataaataatatGGGTTTGGGCCCCAAATAACCAAATTTGGGGTGGAAATGCCCCAAATATCAAAATACCCGAAAGATGACCCTCGCTAACCAATAGAGACGCTGCTCGTGTAGcgtttttattaaaaacacgAAAACGCTACATCGTTGTCAAGTGTGCTGGGCTTGGGCCGTTGCTTTTGAACAGTGTGTGACACAGGGGTATAACAAATCTAATGAAAAAGAGAGACGCCATAGCGTTTGgcgttttcatttttttaatatttaatttcatccACAACGCCAACTAGATTAGCGTTTACTCTTATTCAATCAACATAAACGTCATATCACCTCgcgttttataatataaagatGTTAAAACGCCACTTTATTAAACGTTTTTTAAAGTTCTGTTTAGAGTTAATTATCAATATTTAGGAGCCCTCAACCCTTGATCCTAAACTTTACCGTCAGCCAATTTAATTTAAAGCatgaattaatcattctacaacccaaacctaaaccctaaatgttaactattgtaaattaatttattccgccgatttctcggctttagggccttcggccctgcaccctcgcattaattagagtttaggctcgagggagtagggcctaccgaccctacaccctcaatcctaaaccctaaccgtcggctaatttaatatacagtacgaaataatcattctgcaacccaaacctaaaccctaaatgttaacggttgtaaatttatttattccgccgacgtctcggcttcagggccttcggctcttcagcctcgcttaattagggtttaggattgagggtgtagggccggccaatataatatacagtacgaattaatcattctgcaacccaaacctaaaccctaaatgttaacggttgtaaatttatttattccgccgatttctcggctttagggccttcggccctgcaccctcgcattaattagggtttaggctcgagggagtagggcctaccggccctacaccctcaatctaaaaccctaaccgtcggccaatataatataaagtacgaattaatcattctgcaacccaaacctaaaccctaaatgttaacggttgtaaatttatttattccgccggcgtctcggctgaagggccgaaccttcagcctcgcttaattagggtttaggctcgagggagtagggcctaccggccctacaccctcaatcctaaaccctaaccgtcggccaatttaatttaaagtataaattaattattttaaaatccaaatatgatccctaaaatattaacgactgttaatttactttacaattattattttattaggagttaggaaaattatttaaaaacattaTGCGATAAGAGTCTGTAGACTAGGATGACGATTTGAACTTTGAAGCATATACTAGTGACCACTCATgttgattttattaattatttaaaaaaaaaaaaaaagaaacaaacgCTATTGGGCTTGGCCCAACAATTGTAAACGCTAATGCGTTTAGCGTTTCCTTCAAATACAAAACGCTACTTTACCAGCGTCTTTACTGGTCATTTGGGGCCATTTTTACAAAATCTGTTATTCAGGGCATTAAACTCCAAAATTGTGTTATTTAGGctcttttttcaaattatatagtgtgtgatataatattaatataccttagcccatggtcttcttcacatgggacttacctaAACAGTTCTCGTTTGTCAATGATGGGTGACCATGATCTGAaactagggttaaaaatggggtggggaaaaCGGGGAACCCGCCCTAACCCGCCCCGAATGGGGCAGatccgccccgctaatatggggaatggggcagtgacggggaatgattttctgccccgccaaaatatggggcaagtatggtatttgttgaatccccgtggggattccccgccccgccccgcatatatttaatataaataaataattatatttaatataatatatttattagatttaatataatatatttgttatatttaatattattatttttaatacacaaaactataattttacaatgtataacatgtctctttgaATTCTATTATAGTTAGTTTTTTGCTTTGAATATACATGtcttgtatattattattaaattctgaagaaaaaattacttagttttaaagtaattatttaaagtgtaatattatagaagcggggcggggcggggcgaaattatattaagtcctcggtggggcggggatggggattaaaaataaatccccgcggggaatggggcggggatggggcaGGAAAAAATTATGTGGGGCGGGGTtgggaaatgaagtccccgccccgaacccgccccatttttaaccctatctGAAACGGTGACAATGATCTGAAACGGAGATATCAAACTGGATAAAAACTGCCACTATTTGCACTAAACGTTATCAAATCCTTCGACGAaccaacatccgtgatgatccaTTATTACGCACTAAACTTTATCAAATCCTTCGACGAaccaacatccgtgatgatccatcttaccaaatcctttgacgaaccaacatccgtgatgatccaTTAATACGCACTAAATCTTACCAAATTCTTCGACGCACCAACATGATCCATTAATACGCACCGGTTAATGTAGATACAatgtttgtgtttatattaGACGAATCATAGAGAAGGAATCCTTGTGATGAAAACCGATTACAAGAGTTGCTTAAAGAAGAAAGACAAAAGAAAATTATCCAGAGATTTGGCATATTCAAATCACGTACACTGCTAGATTGTAAAAATAACCACCTaaattttcacttcacaaaactaaccaccctaattGTTTCACCCCTCGGGTGAACACAATAGCAGCCAAAAAATTTCCAACGCCCCACCAAGAGACGAACACGTAAGGACAGTATAACTGTGTTCGCCACATGCAGAGGCGAACACATATTTCCACATATTTCACTTTACTTCTCTCAGAATTTGAAATTTCTTCCTTTTGCATGCTACACCTACATATGCTGCAACCATATCTTGTTCATTGCTGTAAATTATGCTCAGTGTTTAAGTATGACTCAACACGCCCAAAATACGAGAAATTTATATGGTTTCTGTGATTTTCTTGGCGGGGTTTTTGGTTTTTAAAGGAGAGGCTACTTTTGTTAACAGCGATAAGAAAGCATTGCTCAATTTTTTGAGTaatgtgataattttttatttttttaaaattaaaaactgcatttatttgatttataaaaaaatcaaacaaaactaaagaaatgtgattattttatttataaaaaatcagaaaaactataaattaaatGTGTTGTTTcgtaaatattgaattgaatattaattgtaaattaaatttttattgtaaGAATAGCGGAGaagaaattatgaatttatatggatcgaaaaaatagtaaaattattcatatattataatgTAAGGcatctaatattaattaatatgtgaTCTTTCggtaatatgaatattttttgagtaaaaatattcatattacaTTACAATGAATATTCActcaaaaaatgaatatttactcaaaatattttaataaaaaatgtaacgCCCCCAGATCCGTATCCCTCGGATCTAGACCGTCACACCACTTCGGCATACCTGTTTTACAATACATAtcttgccccacaagtccagggtcgataCTACACTTATCCTCGTCACGGGAACAAGTCTTCGCTCCCTTCGTCTTGCGACCGCCTCATGCCTTGTTCTTGTTCGTGCTATTGTACGCTTCCGATTGTTCTTCTCAATTGCGCATTATTATGTCTTTACTGTTTAAAGAAAATAGAGAATTGCAAGTATGAGCAATtgaatgctcagcaagtccacTATGACACATAAATCATCACAAGATAATTCATAAAAGGATTTACACAGGTCAATTTAGCAGATTTAAAGAAAGTGTTGCAATCAAACACACATACAAAGTTCAAGaaagaataaaatatcaattactgGTCTCCATCCCAGTGGTCCCACACAAGGCTCGATCACCGCCATTGAGCGAGTACCACCCTGTGTCGCCCTCGCAGCCTGATCGCGACTGTCGAATGGCGCCACCCACAAATTCCACactttgctagcataagggttatcaTTTTCAACCCTCAAATTTACCCCACATAGAGAATTTACATTTTTCACCACTTCCACGAATGCAAatcattcgtgttgaccagtttATGAAATTCATCCCCCGAGTACAAATTGGCTCACTTCATATTGAATAAATCTTCCTTTTTTTTCACAAGAATGCGAACAAATGCATcctcacaattcagaatttaataCCTC of the Daucus carota subsp. sativus chromosome 4, DH1 v3.0, whole genome shotgun sequence genome contains:
- the LOC108219411 gene encoding (DL)-glycerol-3-phosphatase 2 produces the protein MNQQVKGYVISNYSNLEMSKVVGPGLHYLSGCSKAHFPASPRSVIKLKVQGRRIRLNAAMTTPEPSSKSITHVVFDMDGLLLDTEKFYTEVQEMILARYNKTFDWSLKAKMMGMKAIEAAKVFVNETGISDSLSAEDFLVEREETLQKLFPTTDLMPGADRLIRHLHANKVPICVATGSKKYHYELKTQRHQELFSLMHHIVNGDDPEVKQGKPAPDIFLAAARRFEGGPVDPKKVLVFEDAPSGVLAAKNAGMSVVMVPDPRLDSSYLDTADKILKSLLEFQPADWGLPPFVDETA